A window of Balaenoptera ricei isolate mBalRic1 chromosome 12, mBalRic1.hap2, whole genome shotgun sequence genomic DNA:
TCATGAAGGTGCCCTAACTCCCTTCCTCATGATTCCTACTCAGAAACACAGGTGGGTAGGAAGCCAGGGTTCCAGGGAAGTCTTTTTCCTAATTTCCAGACCTATAACCTGTTAGACCTTTGCCAACATGGTACATGGAAGTTATTCTTATAAAtctattctttaatattttttacacagtgtttctttttgaatAAGCAAATAAAGAATCACTTTTCTAAAGTGACTTTATCCTCAAGATAGAGACATTTACCTATCTGGTAAATCACACATTACTTAGGTATATATGTTATTGTAACGAGGTGGAGCTTCCATTTTTAAGCTGGGTATATGATGGGTTTTTGTTAAAATGTGCCTTAAGAGCCTATTACTTCAAGAGCAAATGATTCTTTGGGGGAAAGGCAAAGTTAATGCTATGACATCAGACCCAAGTTCATGATAGTAAGTGCACTCTTTGATTAATGACACACTGATATATAGACTACTGCCTCAAAGCCGTAAGCATGGCAATGACCTCTTAGTTAAAGAGAAATGTAGGAGTTATATCTAAGCATTCAGTTTCTGAAGTCTGTGCTATTGGAATTACAaaatctcttcaattcctttttcattttatttttgatatgggGCTTAGCTGACTTGTGTGTGGCCACCTTTTGGTCTCAAATGTAAtgctataaatatgtataaatatacaaaataatgtataaatacaAAGCCCAAATACATGGCTACAGTGACTGCTCTGGAacatttttgctcatttttaaaggtTGAGAACTTGACCTACAGGTTTCCAGGGCAATTAGAACTTCTATGTAGGGATGAGATTCTGCTTGTGAAGTACCATCTTTGGTTATTTTCAGTGATGTAGATTAGTGTGTATGACCAGGGTAGCGTGTTTCTGATGGAATATAAATCAAAAACTGGTTGACATTCACAGACAGTAATGTTTTGTGAACATGATATATTTTGGGCCCTTAAATGTAAAAATGCCTAAAAACACAGCAATATTGTTATATACGGGTTATATGAAACATACTCGAGAAAAACAGCTGAATTGTCTTGATTATTAAAGTATGGTATGCATTCAACTTATGCGGACTGGATGTAATTTGTAATCAAGTATAGTATTTAGTATTATGTTTTACTTTAAGCAGTACATTATTTATAACCATTGTTAAAGCATTCCTTTCAAGAACGTTAGCTGCCCATTTAAAAGCTTGTGTCATATGCTCCTGATTTGGTAACACTCTCATTTTATTTCAGGCATATTCGTAACTAATCTTTCTGGGAGCGGAATGGTCTCTTTGGTGAAAAGAAAGCACGGTCTTTCATGTTTGTGAGGTTGTTTACTGTATACATGCGTATCACTGCTGGGTTCCTTTAGATAAATGTGTTTGTCCTAATTAACCAGCTGTCGCTTTATGAAAATGAGGATAAATTGATCTGTTTAAGttggatttacatttttatttatttttttaaacactcgTGTCTCTCCATATTTTTGATGGGGACATGCCTGTTTTGGCTGTAGAACTTATTGCAGTAAACTTCAGATATTCCTGCTGCTCTGGCCCTAATCCCTAGCCATTTGAAAATTCTTTTCCTAACAGTCCACCTTTTGATTCTTACTTGCTTAGTGAGATTCCACCGTATAATGACTTTTACAGATCCCCTCAGAGTTCTCAGAGAGGGCTAGCATTAGATGTTATATATGAAATCctgtttctgatgggaaaatcTGAACTGAAATAATTACTTccagacctccctggtggcgcagtggttaaaacccgcctgccaatgcaggggacacgggttcaatccctggtccgggaagatcccacatgccacagagcaacgaagcccgtgcgtcacaactactgagcctgtgctctagaacccgcgagccacaactgctgagtctgcgtgccacaactactgaagcccgcatgcctagagcccgtgctccgcaacaagaggagccactgcaaggaagagtagcccccgctctctgcaactagagaaagcccgcacgcagcaatgaagacccagtgcaaccaaaaaaaaaaaattatttccaagttttttgttttttgttttttttggctgcgttgtatggcatgtgggatcttagttccctgaccagggattgaacccatgccccctgcagtggaagttcagagtcctaaccactggaccgccagggaattccccaagatttttaatcagtggTGATGTTGAGTTTAGGGGaaagaaaatgtcattaaaaGCATTATTTAATACTAACAGATACTGAGTGCATACGATATGCCATGCGCTGCCCTTAAATGCTTTTACATAATTATCCTCATAAACCcaagaggtaggtactattatcactcctattttacagaggaggcagctgtaaaagataaaatgaaaataacttgagATCATATTACTAGCAAGATACGAGGCCCGGAGTTGGACCTAAGAGTCCACCCTGTCAACTACTGCTCTAAGTAGCCTCACCAAATGTCCCTTAAAATTCCCTCCTTTCATGACTAGGAAGAGGGAGACTTGAagttcagagtttctgctgcatGGGCTTATGAAGGCTGACATGCTGAGGTGTTTAAAATACCTTTTCTTACATAAGAATCAatagggggggcttccctggtggtgcagtggttgagagtctgcctgccggtgcaggggacacgggttcgagccctggtctgggaggatcccacatgccgcggagcaactgggcccgtgagccacacttactgagcctgtgcgtctggagcctgtgctccgcaacaagagaggccgcgacagtgagaggcccgtgcaccgcgatgaagattggcccccgctcgccacaactagagaaagccctagcacagaaacgaagacccagcacagccataaataaataaactaattaattaaaaaaaaagaaaagaatcaatagGAGCAGTCTGCTAATGTGCTTCACCTGGAGGAGAAACTCAACAAAGATTATGCTGTTTTTCTTCCTAATCCATTAAATAACTCTAGTgccaaaaataatattaacagcatttaaatatcagaaaatttaaataccttttatagccatttgattttctttttttttttttttcttctttggctctGCTGCCAGGTTTGCgggatccccaaccagggattgaacctgggccatggcagtgaaagcaccgagtcctaaccactggaccgccagggaattccccaagccATCTGATTTTCTGAGAAGCAATAGTATATCAAACTGTAAGAAAATCAAGAGAGAATAAGCCTTTGATCTTAGCTACATTCAACCTTTACCTTGAGTTTTTAGTATACGTAACAATAACTTAAAACACTGATCTGGAttaaaattctaaaagatacatttcAATCCTAATCCTTCAAACCTATATTTAAAATTGCTGCTAGCATACCTTTGTTGGACTCTCCTATAAGAGGTGCCTCAGATCTAACATGTCCCACATGGAACCGGCTTCTTTCTTGCTAAATCTTCTCTCCCTGTGATGGCGTGACCACCCTCCCTAGGGTCCCTGCCAGAAACttgggtctctttttttttttcttttctgcagaaagctttattgtttccattttggtcCAAGGCTTGAGAGAGGGCTCCAGGGTGATTAAAAAgctgcctagggcttccctggtggcacagtggttaagaatctgcctgccaatgcagaggacacaggttcgagccctggtccgggaagatcccacatgccacagagcagcttaagcccgtgcaccacagctactgagcctgcgcacctagagcccgtgctccacaacaggagaagccaccgcaatgagaagcccgcgcactgcaacgaagagcagcccccgcttgctgcaactagagaaagcccatgagcagcgatgaagacccaatgcagccaaaaataaatcaaataaattaaaaaaaaaaaaaaaaaaaaaaaaaaaagctgcctaGTGGCTGCAGAGAGGGGCTTCAGGCAGAAGCCCTGACACCAGAGGGGCTCCTCAAAGGCTGCTGGGCTCCGGAGGCTCCTAGTTGTGCTGGAGGGTGAGCCTTTCGAAGAGAGACTCGCCCAGGCCAGCCTGGGGACCAGCCAGCCTGTGGAGATTGGGCAGGTGGTCACCCATCTTCTTGATGAGTTTCACCTGCTCATCCAGGAAGTGGCTCTCCAGGAAGTCACAGAGGTGGGGGTCTGCATGGGCAGAACCCAGAGCACGCAGATCCAAAAGTGCCTGGGTCTGGTTCTTTCCCATGAGAGTGGTGGCTTCCATTGTGTCCTGGGTTTTACCCGCCTCATCTTGGTGAGTATTCTACAAGTCCTGGAAGAGGGCGCGACCATCGCACtggttttgcatttttaagagGTGCTGTGCACCCTCGCGCTTCTCCTCGGCCAGTTCGTGGAAACAGTGGTCCACGCCCTCCAGAGCCACATCGTCGCCATGGAAatagaagcccagagagaggTAGGTGTGGGAGTCCCACAGATGCATGTTGACCGGGCAGTTGCTGACGGCCTCCACCTTGGTagaacagttcttttttttttttaattagggtatagttgttttacaatgttgtgttagtttctactgtacagtgaagtggagttccctgtgtcAGTAGAACAATTCTGATGAATCTGGGAGCTCATAGTTGATCGGTAATAAGGAGCTAAGCTCAAAAAATGGTGTTGGCTCGTCCCGGAGGCCAAGGATAGCTGAGTGGCTGATTCCAAAGGCTGCGACTGGAAAAAAAAGGTTGGAGGCTGGTGGGAGGCTGGAGCAAGGGGCGTCCCTGGGTCTGTTCTGTCCAAACACTGTCAAAGCAAGAGACAGATCTGCGGGACAGTGGAGCACACTGCCtggatctcattcttttttttttttttaatttattttatttatttttatttttggctgcgttgggtcttcgttgcggtgcgcgggcttctcattgcagtggcttctcctattgtggagcacggcgtgcgggcttcagtagttgtggtgcacgggcccagccactccgcggcatgtggaatctgcccgggccagggctcgaacccgtgtccccttaactggcaggcggattcttaaccactgcgctaccagggaagccctggacctcATTCTTGACTCTTCCCTCGTGCTCACCTCCTCCAAGTAATCACCCAGTTCCTTCAGCTCAGCCTTACAAAGGTCTATTGAAtctcttctctccacctcccctccACTCTCCTGGTCTAGGCCACCTTCTCCTCGTATCTGAATCTCAGTGGCCTCTTAACTAGTATCCCTCTGCCTCGGCCATCCATCCATTCCATGCTGCACACAAGACCCAGAGTGACCATCTAAACCTCACTTCTGACCACATCACTTTCTTGCTTGACACCTTCGTAGGTTTCCATTACAGGTATCAGTCAGACTTCTCAAAAAAGTTTGCAAGACCCTGCCTGCCCAGTCCAGACCCCCTTCTCCAGCCTTGGTTCATTCTCCCTCAACAGCGCTGGACCAGTAGCACATGCCTTTCTTTATCAGCCATTTTCTGagttaaattataattttctttcattcaacagtTATTGATAGGGTATCTATTATATGCCAGACCTTGTGCTAGTAAAATAGCACAAAGACAGACACTGAAGATGGAAGGattttaatatctaaaaataatagaaaataaactagTTTTAGATAGGCCCTGTAGATGTTAGTTTTTGTAACCACAGCTGTATAGGATCTTACCACTCTCCAGCAAACACCATGGAGAGTCATAACAAGCATCTGAAAAGTTGAGTTGTTCTACCAAGAGCAGATCAATAGCtatatttaatgtattattaATTTACTGTAACTAAATACAAGAGGTAGGCTGTGAAAGTagaaatgtttattgaagtaGTGCCTTTCCCTGTAATTAAGAGAAGAGGTGAATTatcttaaaaatgtgttttaagtgTTACTTTAATGTTCAGACTTTTCTAACTTAATCCATATATGAAGTCAATATCATTTCCAAAATTagatttaataaaaagtttattaaaaatatttttttaacatcttttttggagtataattgctctacagtggtgtgttagtttctgctttataacaaagtgaatcagctatacatatacatatatccccatatctcttccctcttgcctctccctcacaccctccctatcccacccctctaggtggtcacaaagcaccaagctgatctccctgtgctatgcggctgcttcccactagctatctattttacatttggtagtgtgtatatgtccatgccactctctcactttgtcccagcttccccttccccctctccgtgtcctcaagtccattctctacgtctgcgtctttattcctgtcctgcccctaggttcttcagaaccattttttaaaagtttattttactgTTACTCctcttttccatctgtttgtaccagGAACTCTGAGTGCTGTCCAAGGTAGATGTTTATATTCTCTTACTAAATTGATATGAAGAACAGTGGAAGATGTGAAGAGAATCTGATGGTAGGAAATAGGGCTAATgcagagctttttaaaaagtcatttagaattttgaaaggttggatgattttttatttttttattttttttatttttttaaatttttggctgtgttgggtcttcgtttctgtgcgagggttttctctagttgtggcaagcgggggccactcttcatcgcggtgtgcgggcctctcactatcgcggcctcttgttgcggagcacaggctccagacgctcaggctcagtagttgtggctcacgggcctagttgctccgcggcatgtgggatcttcccagaccagggcttgaacccgtgtcccctgcattagcaggcagattctcaaccactgcgccaccagggaagccccctggatgattttttttagtgaggttttttttttttttttcccggctgcaccatgtggcatgtggaactccctgaccagggtttgaacctgtgccccctgcagtgaaagtgtggagtcctaaccactggaccaacagggaagtccggATGATATTTTTAAAGGTGTCAAATTTGGCCTGGCAGGTGCTCCAGAAGATCTACCTTTATCAAAAATTCAAGTTCAGTTCAGGCAGGGATTATATTTCAGTTGTACCGTCAGTATCTTTGCAGTTTTTTATAATTGTCAGGGTAAAGTGAAAATATAGGCTTTAATGGTccctattatcattttaaaaatacttcagatTATGTCATGTTATTCCAAGGAGCAATTCAAtttcatgaaaacaaataaatttagggaattccctggcggtccagtggttgggactccgagttctcactgcagagggcccaggtttgatccctggtctgggaactaagatcccacaagccatgtggggtggccaaaaaaaaaaaaaaaacaaataaatttaaatttatattgtatataaaataagtaaaatgattaaaaataagtgaataaaaaaaacaagtaaataaaaaaaaatccaaaacaagatCTTTAATCCAGTACATACCAGTCAATAGTCTTTCTTTATAGAATGTTACATTTTTTAGCTTCAATAAATGATTTACACTTAAAGCTGAGATGCAGTCTGGTCCTCGGTATTCAGTATTGAAAAGGCAAACAATCTTAAAAAGCAGAATGGGGGGCGGTGGGATgaatttgggagattgggattgacatatatacactatttatttttccctcaaaaatttcaatttatttttagataacacTTGTGGaaaaaaagatagacaagaaTATTCACTTTTTATGgtcagtgttttattttgttttaaattcgggtatagttgttttacaatgttgtgttagtttctactgtacagcgaagtagagttccctgtgctatacagcaggttcttattagttatctattttatgcgtattagtgtacatatggggattgacatatgtacactactgatactatgtataaaatagataactaatgagaacctgctgtatagcatagggaactctactcaatactctgtggtgacctaaatgggaaggaaatcctaaAAAGAGGGGGTAATGTATACGTAttgctgactcactttgctgtacagcagaaactaatataacattataaagcaactatacgccaataaaaatttaaaaaaacgaaacaaaacagaaTGACCATGTGAACTCATACCCAAAGCAATGTTTGAATGGATGCTTAAAACTGCCCTGGGACAGAACTGCAGGAGTCAACCCTTTATgaagtccatttttaaatttttgttgtgaGTCACAATAAATACAATTCacaatgcaaactattatacccTCATGCTtacaaatattactttaaaaaaaaatctcatgaatTACTATTCTTTCTACATGCAATGCATtctagtatttttctctttcatttcctttataaaaaaatctcacaatccACTGATGGGTCATGACCTGCAATTTGTAAGCACTGCTAGAGGGAACCCACTGACCAGATCAGAGATacctgaggattttttttctaacctAAAAGATTTTCCTGCTCTCTGTGTTAATTTTAAGATCTTACCAAACAGGGAAATTCTGAGGAAGctcttgaatttttctttcatttgatcaGGGCTTTCTGCTGTGTTGACCAGAGCAGTTTCACTTTTCACTGCCATCCCTTGGATGTTTTTGTATGTTGGGTTGTCGTCTGGGGGCTGCAGTCTCTAGAGGATCATCTTTTACTATAGACTCTATCCTTgactataataaataattaacttGGAGTTTAGTGATTCATGAGTTCATATTTAACTTCTAAGGGGTCCTTTTTTGATTCAGATGACATCGGTCTTATCCAGCATCAAGAATCCATGAGTTTTGCCCTTTTGTGCTCTTTTGACACTCCCAAGAACCAGGTGGACAAGGCCCTTTCCCATGAAAGGGACCTGATCTAGCTCCCTCCActcaggatgggggtgggggaaggggaacatTAACTAGTGTCCAGCTGCCTAAGGCCTTGACCTCCCTGCTTTCTTAATCTGTACTAATAAGCTGCTGGGGCAAGGGGGATCTTTCTAGTCCCCTAGAACTGAGAGTCAGAATACTAAGGCCCTTTCCCTGAATGGCCAAGTACAGTAGAGCAGTTAAGACCTAGGCTCTCCCATGCTAACCCTCCTCATCACTGTGGAGAATTCCATTCCTATAAGCTATTTCTGTTTGCTTCCAGTTGCCATGATTGCCTAAGTCCCTTTGGCTGCTGCCAATTCTCTCTGCCTCTGGCCGGTGGATAGCTCACCCCTGCAGTGTTCCAACTTCACCAACTAGATAGTAACCAGGAACTAACTCCAGACTCTCCCAGACCCCTATAAGGCGGTCTTGGTAACAGGCTTTCACTGCCCCTCCATGGGAAGCAACCAGTAAAGGCGCTGACAGGGAGAGACCAGGCCTGGATGTCTTTCCATATTGGCGGAAGAGGAAGGAAGTCAGGTTTATAATGTACAAGAAATACAGCCACCAATTCACGTTATACTGTTTCATTTAATGCTCcaggccagtgtttctcaaagttacTTGATCTTAAGCATCATCTAGGGTGCTTAAAGATGCAAATTCCCATCTCTACCCCAGTCTTCTGGAATGGGAATCTCTGGGCAGAGGTCTgtctgggaatctgtattttaaaacaagCACCTAGGCAATTCTTACAGTTTGGGAGACATTGTTTGGCCTGTAGTTGTTGGCAATGAATCTTTATTGTGGCTATAGTTATGTGGAGCTACACATGTGATATAATTGTATAGaactacatacacacaaacacaaatcagTACTTGTATAACTGGTGAAGTCTGAGTAAGTTCTATgcattgtaccaatgtcaatttcctgattttgacattgtattatatatatgtaagatCTTAACATGGGGGAGGCTTCACGAAGGATGTTTGGGACCTTCCTGTATATTCTTTTGTTGTTTCCTGTGCATTTATAAtgcttccaaaatttaaaaaaaaatttaagtaaaaaaaaaaaaaaaagggactaggAAGAGAAATGGTGAAGGAGTAggattggaatcacctggaggagCTTTTGTCGCTCCTCCATAAACgtacacacacacggacacatatgtacacacacacatatgcctcAAGCATTGGTGTCCTTTTCCAACTTGATTTATGTAGCTTTCAAAGTCTACATTAGTTCATCTGCAATTTGAATGTAGAACTTTTATGGATGTAaatgaaacaatttaaaagtttatttaaaccaTCTATTCATTTAGGTATTTAAATACTTGCATTTAATatcaaaaattatacaaaatggtATTAATTTAGAAAAGTTACTTTTTCTTCA
This region includes:
- the LOC132376367 gene encoding LOW QUALITY PROTEIN: ferritin light chain-like (The sequence of the model RefSeq protein was modified relative to this genomic sequence to represent the inferred CDS: substituted 1 base at 1 genomic stop codon) gives rise to the protein MHLWDSHTYLSLGFYFHGDDVALEGVDHCFHELAEEKREGAQHLLKMQNQCDGRALFQDLXNTHQDEAGKTQDTMEATTLMGKNQTQALLDLRALGSAHADPHLCDFLESHFLDEQVKLIKKMGDHLPNLHRLAGPQAGLGESLFERLTLQHN